The following are from one region of the Tautonia marina genome:
- a CDS encoding DNA polymerase Y family protein, protein MGHLDADCFYVSAERVRDEFLRDKPVGVLGNQGACVIAKSYEMKASGVGTGMPIWDALDRCPTGVYLKRDFRWYEVLSRLMLEVTRELSDRVEYYSIDEFFFRAIPLRGKDFQQTAEAIRDAIWERLGVPVTVGIARSRTLAKLISDAAKPFGALAVLDDAAERALLADRPVTEITGIAGRRERRLAPWGIRSCLDLAQADRRLVRGLLTASGESLWWELNGEAVHPIQPERPVQRVLSRGGSFGEPAADPIVLYAWLVRNLERLIEELRFHRLCAGRLTVWVSYRNGEAGVGQVNPTVPTDRFDLLLDSARVCLRHAYVPRIAATRMHLIAERLVRRSSSPRGLFDSPAAADRAEAVALLKETINHRHGRFALRSAATLPLAEIYRDAANGFDICDIRGKFCF, encoded by the coding sequence GTGGGGCACCTGGACGCGGATTGCTTTTACGTGTCGGCCGAGCGGGTGCGGGATGAGTTCCTGCGCGACAAGCCGGTGGGCGTGTTGGGCAATCAGGGGGCGTGCGTCATCGCCAAGAGTTACGAGATGAAGGCCAGCGGCGTCGGCACGGGGATGCCCATCTGGGATGCCCTCGACCGCTGCCCGACCGGGGTCTACCTGAAGCGAGACTTTCGCTGGTACGAGGTCCTCAGCCGCCTGATGCTGGAGGTGACGCGGGAGCTGTCTGACCGGGTCGAGTATTACTCGATCGACGAGTTCTTCTTCCGCGCCATCCCCTTGCGAGGAAAGGACTTCCAGCAGACGGCCGAGGCGATCCGCGACGCGATCTGGGAGCGCCTGGGCGTGCCGGTGACGGTCGGCATTGCCCGATCGCGGACCCTTGCCAAGCTCATTTCCGACGCGGCCAAGCCCTTCGGCGCCCTGGCGGTGCTGGACGACGCGGCCGAGCGGGCCTTGCTGGCCGATCGGCCCGTGACGGAGATCACCGGCATCGCCGGTCGCCGCGAGCGTCGGCTGGCCCCCTGGGGGATCCGCTCCTGTCTCGATCTGGCCCAGGCCGACCGCCGGCTCGTCCGGGGGTTGCTGACGGCCTCGGGCGAGTCGCTCTGGTGGGAGCTCAACGGCGAGGCGGTCCACCCGATCCAGCCCGAGCGGCCGGTGCAGCGCGTCCTGTCGCGCGGGGGGAGCTTCGGCGAGCCGGCGGCCGACCCGATCGTCCTGTACGCCTGGCTCGTCCGGAACCTCGAACGCCTGATCGAGGAGCTTCGGTTCCACCGCCTCTGTGCCGGCCGGTTGACCGTCTGGGTTTCGTACCGCAACGGCGAGGCGGGGGTCGGCCAGGTCAACCCGACCGTGCCAACCGACCGCTTCGACCTGTTGCTTGACTCGGCGCGGGTGTGCCTTCGACACGCCTACGTCCCCCGGATCGCCGCGACCCGGATGCACCTGATCGCCGAGCGCCTCGTCCGCCGCAGTTCCTCTCCCCGAGGCCTGTTCGATTCGCCCGCCGCCGCCGACCGCGCCGAGGCCGTCGCCCTGCTCAAGGAAACGATCAACCACCGCCACGGCCGCTTCGCCCTGCGCAGTGCCGCCACGCTCCCGCTGGCCGAAATCTACCGCGACGCGGCCAACGGCTTCGACATTTGCGACATCCGCGGCAAATTCTGCTTCTGA
- a CDS encoding site-2 protease family protein → MTWSIKLGKLAGIPLYVHWTFLILLGFIGWRAYTISDQDIGAALAAVLMVIAVFGCVVLHELGHALMARRFGVPTSDITLLPIGGVARLQRIPEKPSQELLVALAGPAVNVVIATVLIGGLLLSRKDLAEIMPTGNLFDAGSNPFGTLAFLNIFLVVFNMIPAFPMDGGRVLRALLAMSLPYARATRLAATIGQSLAIAFGFLGLISNPFLLLIALFVWIGAEAEARQVEERVNMRGAFVRDAMLTDYQTLSPDDSLGHAAELLLAGSQQDFPVVEDDDRHRPIGVLTRSSLMDGLSKAGRNGRVADFAQPTLGTITLDSPLVPALARLREGEGPCLQVVDGMGRPIGLLTLENISEYIMVRTALEHVQPQLAASGVSRAPEHWGGPRPS, encoded by the coding sequence ATGACCTGGTCCATCAAGCTCGGCAAGCTCGCCGGGATTCCGCTCTATGTGCACTGGACGTTCTTGATCCTGCTGGGGTTCATCGGCTGGCGAGCCTATACCATCAGCGATCAGGACATCGGGGCCGCCCTGGCAGCCGTCCTGATGGTCATTGCCGTCTTCGGCTGCGTCGTGCTGCACGAACTGGGCCACGCCTTGATGGCCAGGCGCTTCGGCGTGCCGACGTCCGACATCACCTTGCTGCCGATCGGTGGCGTCGCCCGGCTTCAACGCATCCCCGAGAAACCTTCGCAAGAACTCCTCGTCGCCCTGGCCGGGCCTGCGGTGAACGTGGTGATTGCCACCGTCCTGATCGGCGGCCTCTTGCTCTCGCGCAAGGACCTCGCCGAGATCATGCCAACCGGCAACCTGTTCGATGCGGGCAGCAATCCCTTCGGCACGCTTGCCTTCCTCAACATCTTTCTCGTGGTCTTCAACATGATCCCTGCCTTCCCGATGGACGGCGGACGGGTCTTGCGGGCCTTGCTCGCCATGAGCCTGCCCTACGCCCGAGCCACCCGGCTGGCGGCCACCATCGGCCAATCGCTGGCCATCGCCTTCGGCTTCCTGGGCCTGATCTCCAACCCGTTTCTCCTGCTGATCGCCCTGTTCGTCTGGATCGGGGCCGAGGCCGAGGCCCGACAGGTCGAGGAACGGGTGAACATGAGAGGCGCCTTTGTCCGAGACGCCATGCTCACCGACTACCAGACCCTCTCGCCCGACGATTCGCTCGGCCACGCCGCCGAGCTCTTGCTGGCCGGCTCGCAGCAAGACTTTCCCGTCGTCGAGGACGACGATCGCCACCGGCCGATCGGCGTTCTCACCCGATCAAGCCTGATGGACGGGCTCTCCAAGGCCGGACGAAACGGGCGCGTGGCCGACTTCGCCCAGCCGACCCTCGGCACCATCACGCTCGATTCCCCCCTCGTCCCCGCCCTCGCCCGACTCCGCGAAGGGGAAGGCCCCTGCCTTCAGGTCGTCGATGGAATGGGACGACCCATCGGCCTGCTGACACTCGAAAACATTAGCGAATACATCATGGTTCGCACGGCACTTGAGCACGTGCAGCCGCAGCTCGCCGCGTCGGGCGTCTCCCGAGCCCCCGAGCACTGGGGCGGTCCCAGACCGTCATGA
- a CDS encoding HNH endonuclease codes for MSLARTFDQVARTDSTFERRGGLWVGKCLICNGPIAFDAQTGEGATLEHIRARSRGGTDDPRNLALVHASCNHEKGRRWDPRRRRSQLDYDAFIDCLLQRRLDRWRDAPPPGTPPPPNR; via the coding sequence ATGAGCCTCGCCCGAACCTTCGACCAGGTCGCCCGCACCGACTCCACCTTCGAGCGGCGCGGCGGCCTCTGGGTCGGCAAATGCCTGATCTGCAACGGCCCGATCGCCTTCGACGCCCAAACCGGCGAAGGGGCGACGCTCGAACATATCCGCGCCCGGAGCCGAGGAGGCACTGACGACCCCCGCAACCTCGCCCTCGTCCATGCCTCGTGCAACCACGAGAAAGGCCGACGTTGGGACCCTCGCCGCCGACGCTCCCAGCTCGACTACGACGCCTTCATCGATTGCCTGCTCCAGCGCAGGCTCGATCGCTGGCGAGACGCCCCACCTCCCGGCACGCCGCCTCCCCCCAATCGCTGA
- a CDS encoding calcium/sodium antiporter codes for MNGVIVGQFLLGVVGLIFGARFLVQGAARLAVTVGVSPLVIGLTVVAFGTGAPELAVTLRAAWSGDPSMADLGVGNVVGSNIANVLVVLGLSALVTPLVVRSRLVGWDVPVMIVASVALLVLGHDGRLSRVDGAILFAGILLYTIASIYHGRRVTARERAALAELDEVPERPATGPGQIALQFFFIVFGLSILVVGADLLVQAATAIAKSLGVSELVIGLTVVAIGTSLPEMATSIIAGLKGEREMALGNAVGSNIFNIFAVLGAAGLAAPEGVPVSRAALNFDIPVMIAVALTCLPVVYTGARIARREGLLFLGYYVAYLAYLYLKQGEHSLLEEFSTVMLLFVLPLTVLALGVSVVSAVRSGRTTHAIRSSNLGDRSGSSQDNRGTDGG; via the coding sequence GTGAATGGTGTCATCGTCGGGCAGTTCTTGCTGGGTGTGGTGGGATTGATCTTTGGGGCACGGTTCTTGGTACAGGGCGCGGCGCGACTGGCCGTGACGGTCGGTGTCTCGCCTTTGGTGATCGGTCTGACGGTGGTGGCCTTTGGCACCGGAGCGCCGGAACTGGCCGTCACGCTGCGCGCAGCCTGGTCGGGCGACCCCAGCATGGCGGACCTGGGGGTCGGGAACGTGGTCGGCAGCAATATTGCGAATGTGTTGGTGGTTCTGGGATTGTCGGCGCTGGTCACGCCGCTGGTGGTCCGATCGAGACTGGTCGGCTGGGACGTTCCGGTGATGATCGTGGCCTCGGTCGCGCTGCTGGTCCTGGGCCACGATGGCCGCCTGAGCCGGGTCGACGGGGCGATCCTCTTTGCGGGGATCCTGTTATACACGATTGCTTCGATCTACCACGGTCGTCGGGTCACGGCCCGAGAGCGGGCGGCCTTGGCAGAACTGGACGAGGTGCCCGAGCGGCCGGCGACCGGACCGGGGCAGATCGCCTTGCAGTTTTTCTTCATCGTCTTCGGCCTGTCGATTCTGGTGGTCGGGGCAGATCTCCTGGTTCAGGCGGCCACGGCGATTGCCAAGAGCCTGGGCGTGAGCGAGCTGGTGATCGGCCTGACGGTGGTGGCCATCGGCACGTCGTTGCCCGAGATGGCCACGTCGATTATCGCCGGGTTGAAGGGTGAGCGCGAGATGGCGCTGGGGAACGCAGTGGGAAGTAATATTTTTAATATTTTCGCCGTGCTCGGCGCGGCGGGACTGGCGGCGCCGGAGGGGGTTCCGGTGTCTCGGGCGGCCCTGAATTTTGACATCCCGGTGATGATTGCCGTGGCCCTGACCTGCTTGCCGGTCGTGTACACGGGGGCCCGGATTGCCCGGCGAGAGGGCTTGCTGTTTCTGGGATATTACGTGGCCTATCTGGCATACTTGTACTTAAAGCAAGGTGAGCATTCGTTGCTGGAAGAATTCAGCACGGTGATGCTGCTGTTCGTGTTGCCGCTGACGGTGCTGGCGCTGGGGGTGTCGGTGGTCTCGGCCGTTCGATCGGGACGGACGACACACGCGATCCGGTCGAGCAATCTGGGGGACCGGAGCGGCTCAAGTCAGGACAACCGCGGGACCGATGGAGGATGA